Proteins encoded by one window of Thunnus thynnus chromosome 3, fThuThy2.1, whole genome shotgun sequence:
- the LOC137176909 gene encoding GTPase IMAP family member 9-like, producing MLRGRSWTPACILLVVITLCSLTAHCQNQRKGSTHLKDLRLILVGKTGSGKSASGNTILGRENAFQEAMSPESVTKGCKREEVKIDGKSIVVIDTPGLFDTKNTQADVKVKIEECINQSVPGPHAFLLVISLKARFTDEEKAAVKWIQDNFGTDASMYTIVLFTHADLLDDKSVDDFISESVHLRRLTHQCGGRYHSLINDQRRSRMQVQDLLEMIEKMVKDNGGKHYTNEMYQKAQKKLEEELKKKKEEEERMRKEEEERVREEERRNAWCKMMILASLGAIGVGAYFPAYALMTAGAGLGLTEGFKCTMDMFM from the exons ATGTTGCGAGGAAGAAGTTGGACCCCAGCTTGCATCCTGCTTGTGGTGATCACATTATGCAGTCTAACTGCTCACTGCCAAAATCAACGCAAAG GTTCTACACACCTGAAAGACCTGAGACTCATTCTAGTTGGAAAAACTGGATCAGGAAAGAGTGCTTCTGGAAACACCATCCTGGGGCGTGAAAATGCCTTTCAAGAGGCCATGTCACCTGAGTCTGTGACTAAAGGCTGTAAAAGAGAAGAAGTCAAAATAGATGGCAAGAGCATTGTTGTCATCGACACTCCGGGgctgtttgacacaaaaaatacacaagcaGATGTGAAAGTAAAAATTGAGGAGTGTATTAATCAGTCAGTTCCTGGACCTCATGCTTTTCTGCTAGTGATCAGTCTGAAGGCAAGATTCACAGATGAGGAGAAGGCAGCTGTGAAGTGGATCCAGGATAATTTTGGCACAGATGCTTCTATGTATACCATAGTCCTGTTCACACATGCTGACTTGCTAGATGATAAATCTGTGGACGACTTCATAAGTGAGAGTGTACATCTACGAAGACTGACCCATCAGTGTGGAGGAAGATACCATTCGCTCATCAATGACCAGAGACGAAGCAGAATGCAGGTCCAAGACCTTCTAGAGATGATAGAGAAAATGGTGAAGGACAACGGAGGAAAACACTACACCAATGAGATGTACCAGAAAGCCCAGAAGAAACTTGAGGAGGAgctgaaaaagaagaaggaggaggaggaacgaatgaggaaggaagaggaagaaagggtcagagaggaggagagaagaaacgCTTGGTGTAAAATGATGATTCTTGCTTCCTTGGGAGCTATTGGCGTAGGAGCATATTTCCCCGCATATGCTCTCATGACAGCAGGTGCAGGTCTTGGACTCActgaaggttttaaatgtacTATGGATATGTTTATGTAG